The Tistrella mobilis genome window below encodes:
- a CDS encoding MFS transporter, with translation MPASPASSRQPGFGLAAWTVVVIGFLSLGLAFSTRAALGLAMPVWEQAEGWSRTEVSNAGALALVVMALLAPTAGLLTDSHGPRRLLGAGLVMVAAAAGLISLADGPVMLILAFSVVGGIGFGAVATHVVATAVALMVPPARRGFATGIATAGATAGQLALVPILSVWMTADDWRSGFIGLAIAAGVAAVAAFVLLPRARAAAVASGGVAPVAEPMARRIGFLATNPVFHALFWSFFICGITTSGVIEVHLMPYAALCGFPPLPSATAYGVLCAVNLGGMILAGHLGDRVDRGRLLAVIYAGRAGALVLLVFIGDDYGLLLIFAVLFGLFDYSTVAPTAGLVADRLGLHRMGLAMGLLSAGHSLGAALGAWAGGRIFAATGDYAGLWYGAAALSGVAVLIVLTLARPRGRDLRPGREALPA, from the coding sequence ATGCCCGCCTCTCCCGCATCCTCGCGTCAGCCCGGCTTCGGCCTGGCGGCCTGGACCGTCGTGGTCATCGGCTTCCTGTCGCTCGGGCTCGCCTTTTCGACCCGCGCGGCGCTGGGCCTCGCCATGCCGGTCTGGGAACAGGCGGAAGGCTGGAGCCGGACCGAGGTTTCCAATGCCGGTGCGCTCGCCCTGGTGGTGATGGCCCTGCTGGCACCGACCGCCGGTCTTTTGACCGACAGCCATGGGCCGCGCCGCCTGCTGGGGGCCGGGCTGGTGATGGTTGCCGCCGCGGCCGGGCTGATCTCGCTGGCTGACGGGCCGGTGATGCTGATCCTGGCCTTCTCGGTTGTCGGCGGCATCGGCTTCGGTGCGGTGGCGACCCATGTGGTGGCGACCGCCGTGGCACTGATGGTGCCGCCCGCCCGCCGCGGCTTCGCCACCGGCATCGCCACCGCAGGTGCCACGGCCGGGCAGCTGGCCCTGGTGCCGATCCTGTCGGTCTGGATGACGGCGGACGACTGGCGCAGCGGCTTCATCGGCCTCGCCATTGCGGCCGGCGTGGCGGCGGTGGCGGCTTTCGTGCTGCTGCCGCGGGCCCGCGCCGCAGCGGTCGCCTCAGGAGGGGTTGCACCGGTCGCAGAGCCCATGGCCCGGCGGATCGGCTTCCTGGCCACCAATCCGGTTTTTCACGCCCTGTTCTGGAGCTTCTTCATCTGCGGCATCACCACCTCGGGGGTGATCGAGGTGCATCTGATGCCCTATGCCGCACTCTGCGGTTTCCCGCCATTGCCGTCCGCCACGGCCTATGGCGTGCTTTGTGCCGTCAATCTGGGCGGCATGATCCTGGCGGGCCATCTGGGCGACCGGGTCGATCGCGGGCGGTTGCTGGCGGTCATCTATGCCGGCCGGGCAGGGGCGCTGGTGCTGCTGGTCTTCATCGGCGACGATTACGGCCTGCTGCTGATCTTCGCGGTGCTGTTCGGCCTGTTCGACTATTCCACCGTCGCCCCTACCGCGGGTCTTGTCGCCGACCGCCTGGGCCTGCACCGGATGGGCCTGGCCATGGGGCTGCTTTCGGCCGGCCACTCGCTGGGTGCCGCGCTGGGTGCCTGGGCAGGCGGCCGGATCTTCGCCGCCACTGGCGATTATGCCGGGCTCTGGTATGGCGCTGCGGCACTTTCGGGCGTGGCGGTGCTGATCGTGCTGACCCTCGCACGGCCGCGCGGCCGCGATCTGCGCCCCGGGCGGGAGGCGCTGCCTGCCTGA